A single window of Intrasporangium calvum DSM 43043 DNA harbors:
- a CDS encoding PfkB family carbohydrate kinase: protein MPAPSSAAGPRARTLVIGEALIDAVTRATGAGEEHVGGSPANVAIGLAALEHPVSLATWIATDDHGNRIADHCRERKVDLTPGSQGAPFTSVAHATLDEQGAATYRFDLEWQLPAVPGLPDYGHVHTGSIAAVLEPGGSAVRDTLRVARSTATISYDPNARPTLMGDPVLARSLIEECVALADVVKVSDEDIAWLRPDESVEDVVADWCAQGAALVVVTRGGQGATATLSRTGETHTTSVPPVTVVDTVGAGDSFMAGLVSGLLDAGLAGGPEARNRLRRADIGDVVPALERAVATSRLTVAHPGAHAPTRTDLAGG from the coding sequence ATGCCTGCGCCTTCGTCAGCAGCCGGCCCCCGCGCGCGCACCCTCGTCATCGGCGAGGCGCTGATCGACGCGGTGACCAGGGCGACCGGTGCCGGTGAGGAGCACGTCGGCGGCAGCCCGGCCAACGTCGCGATCGGCCTCGCGGCGCTCGAGCACCCGGTCTCGCTCGCGACCTGGATCGCCACGGACGACCACGGCAACCGGATCGCCGACCACTGCCGCGAGCGCAAGGTCGACCTGACCCCGGGCTCCCAGGGTGCGCCGTTCACGTCGGTGGCGCACGCGACCCTCGACGAGCAGGGCGCAGCGACCTACCGCTTCGACCTCGAGTGGCAGCTCCCCGCCGTTCCGGGCCTGCCGGACTACGGGCACGTCCACACGGGCAGCATCGCCGCCGTCCTCGAGCCGGGCGGCAGCGCCGTCCGTGACACCCTGCGGGTCGCGCGCTCGACGGCGACCATCTCCTATGACCCCAACGCCCGGCCCACGCTGATGGGCGACCCGGTGCTCGCCCGGAGCCTGATCGAGGAGTGCGTCGCCCTCGCCGACGTCGTCAAGGTGTCGGACGAGGACATCGCCTGGCTGCGCCCCGACGAGAGCGTCGAGGACGTCGTCGCCGACTGGTGCGCGCAGGGAGCGGCCCTCGTCGTCGTCACCCGCGGCGGCCAGGGCGCCACCGCCACACTGTCCCGGACGGGTGAGACCCACACCACGTCCGTCCCCCCCGTCACCGTGGTCGACACGGTCGGCGCCGGCGACTCCTTCATGGCCGGCCTCGTGTCCGGGCTGCTCGACGCCGGCCTGGCCGGCGGGCCCGAGGCCCGAAACCGCTTGCGGCGCGCGGACATCGGCGACGTCGTGCCCGCGCTCGAACGAGCCGTCGCCACCAGCCGGCTGACCGTCGCCCACCCGGGCGCGCACGCGCCGACCCGGACCGACCTCGCCGGTGGATGA
- a CDS encoding substrate-binding and VWA domain-containing protein: MTNPLPPQRPSGSYEQSLTETRAARKALEARIAAARRRRRLGAVVAILAVIGGGIGGVAWWMGRDTAPQTAPVVASAPTKRCSTQTPVTLWSAPSMQPAAVALVKAFQADPNSPCVDYQVISRKPIEAMIGLGKGQPNRPDGWIPDSPLWVQKVNQAAGLNAKIATPFAESPLVVAMDPAEAAKLDAQPAWLELVASDSPIRMSDPRSTTAGMLTLSTTLPLLSPEQGRVIIPKLAQQMAASDDQLFATYTSEPAKASAFPTSEAALAEHNRVNPQNKMVAVIPAEGTPSFEYTLINVSTNPAKAQGIEALRAFLRSEEAAKTLASFGLRSTAVPVTLPTPPGSIGEIKPGSTPNAAQVTAAIDVWQAATTSFQLLSVFDVSGSMNEKVGNTTRVRITQEAAGIALNALPRSTKLGLWVFSSDKGGGRDYKELVPLGLLSDDAQRARMAAAAASLSKEVDGWTGLYDTIWAAYSKVKASYDPQRVNAVVILTDGKNEDPGGGLSLEQLLAKIKDATDPKRPIAITTIGIGPGVDAESLRKISRSSYSDYYGAENPADMTTVLAKALFDHECKDGVCA, translated from the coding sequence GTGACCAACCCCCTACCTCCACAGCGTCCATCCGGTTCCTACGAGCAGAGCCTGACCGAGACGCGGGCGGCGCGGAAGGCGCTTGAGGCGCGCATCGCTGCCGCCCGCCGCCGGCGGAGACTGGGGGCCGTCGTCGCGATCCTCGCCGTCATCGGCGGAGGCATCGGTGGGGTCGCCTGGTGGATGGGCCGCGACACGGCGCCGCAGACCGCCCCGGTCGTCGCCTCCGCCCCGACCAAGCGGTGCTCGACGCAGACGCCCGTGACCCTGTGGTCCGCCCCCTCGATGCAGCCGGCCGCGGTCGCGCTCGTCAAGGCCTTCCAGGCCGACCCGAACTCCCCCTGCGTCGACTACCAGGTCATCTCCCGCAAACCGATCGAGGCGATGATCGGGCTCGGCAAGGGCCAGCCCAACCGCCCGGACGGCTGGATCCCGGACTCCCCCCTCTGGGTCCAGAAGGTCAACCAGGCAGCGGGCCTCAACGCCAAGATCGCCACGCCGTTCGCCGAGAGCCCGCTCGTGGTCGCGATGGACCCCGCCGAGGCCGCCAAGCTCGACGCGCAGCCCGCATGGCTCGAGCTCGTCGCCTCCGATTCGCCCATCCGGATGAGCGACCCGCGGAGCACCACCGCCGGGATGCTCACCCTGTCGACGACGCTGCCGCTGCTCAGCCCGGAGCAGGGCCGGGTCATCATCCCCAAGCTCGCGCAGCAGATGGCGGCCTCGGACGACCAGCTCTTCGCCACCTACACCTCCGAGCCGGCCAAGGCGAGCGCCTTCCCGACCTCGGAGGCGGCCCTCGCCGAGCACAACCGGGTCAACCCGCAGAACAAGATGGTGGCCGTCATCCCCGCAGAGGGGACGCCGTCCTTCGAGTACACCCTGATCAACGTGTCGACCAACCCGGCCAAGGCGCAGGGCATCGAGGCGCTGCGCGCGTTCCTCCGCTCCGAGGAGGCGGCCAAGACGCTCGCGTCGTTCGGGCTGCGCTCGACCGCGGTCCCGGTGACCCTCCCCACACCGCCCGGCAGCATCGGCGAGATCAAGCCGGGCTCGACGCCGAACGCCGCCCAGGTGACCGCCGCGATCGACGTGTGGCAGGCCGCGACGACGAGCTTCCAGCTGCTCTCCGTCTTCGACGTCTCCGGCTCGATGAACGAGAAGGTCGGCAACACGACGCGGGTCCGGATCACCCAGGAGGCCGCCGGGATCGCGCTCAACGCCCTCCCCCGTTCGACCAAGCTCGGCCTCTGGGTCTTCTCCAGCGACAAGGGCGGGGGCCGCGACTACAAGGAGCTCGTGCCGCTCGGCCTGCTCAGTGATGACGCCCAGCGTGCCCGGATGGCGGCTGCTGCAGCCTCGCTGAGCAAGGAGGTCGACGGCTGGACCGGCCTCTACGACACGATCTGGGCCGCCTACTCCAAGGTGAAGGCGAGCTACGACCCGCAGCGGGTCAACGCCGTCGTCATCCTCACGGACGGCAAGAACGAGGACCCCGGTGGCGGGCTCTCGCTCGAGCAGCTGCTCGCCAAGATCAAGGACGCGACCGATCCGAAGCGGCCGATCGCCATCACGACCATCGGGATCGGCCCCGGCGTCGACGCCGAATCGCTCCGCAAGATCTCCCGAAGCTCCTACTCCGACTACTACGGCGCCGAGAACCCGGCCGACATGACGACCGTCCTCGCGAAGGCGCTGTTCGACCACGAGTGCAAGGACGGGGTCTGCGCCTGA
- a CDS encoding 4-hydroxy-3-methylbut-2-enyl diphosphate reductase — translation MSQPEKKVLLAAPRGYCAGVDRAVVTVEKALELYGPPVYVRKQIVHNKHVVSTLERRGAIFVDETEEVPEGATVIFSAHGVAPVVHEEARTRSLKTIDATCPLVTKVHREAVRFASDDYDILLIGHEGHEEVIGTSGEAPEHITIVDGPADVDNVTVRDPEKVVWLSQTTLSVDETMETVKRLREKFPALQNPPSDDICYATQNRQLAVKQMAPDTDLMIVVGSRNSSNSVRLVEVALEHGARAGHLVDFADEIDEAWLEGVTTVGVTSGASVPEVLVRDVLSWLAERGYATVEPVVAAEESLLFALPHELSRDIKRLSGSEADAVRHDGAFEDAGSLH, via the coding sequence ATGAGTCAGCCCGAGAAGAAGGTTCTCCTTGCCGCCCCCCGCGGCTACTGCGCGGGCGTCGACCGCGCGGTGGTGACGGTGGAGAAGGCGCTCGAGCTGTACGGTCCGCCGGTCTACGTCCGCAAGCAGATCGTGCACAACAAGCACGTCGTCAGCACGCTCGAGCGACGCGGCGCGATCTTCGTCGACGAGACGGAGGAGGTGCCCGAGGGCGCCACCGTCATCTTCTCCGCGCACGGTGTCGCCCCCGTCGTCCACGAGGAGGCCCGCACCCGCAGCCTCAAGACGATCGACGCGACCTGCCCGCTCGTGACCAAGGTGCACCGGGAGGCGGTGCGGTTCGCGAGCGACGACTACGACATCCTCCTCATCGGGCACGAGGGGCACGAGGAGGTCATCGGCACCTCGGGTGAGGCTCCCGAGCACATCACCATCGTCGACGGCCCCGCCGACGTCGACAACGTCACCGTCCGCGACCCCGAGAAGGTCGTCTGGCTCTCGCAGACGACGCTGTCCGTCGACGAGACGATGGAGACGGTCAAGCGGCTCAGGGAGAAGTTCCCGGCCCTGCAGAACCCGCCGAGCGACGACATCTGCTACGCCACGCAGAACCGCCAGCTCGCCGTGAAGCAGATGGCCCCCGACACCGACCTCATGATCGTCGTCGGCTCGCGCAACTCCTCCAACTCCGTGCGCCTCGTGGAGGTCGCGCTCGAGCACGGCGCGCGGGCCGGGCACCTCGTCGACTTCGCCGACGAGATCGACGAGGCGTGGCTCGAGGGCGTCACCACCGTCGGCGTCACGTCCGGCGCGAGCGTGCCCGAGGTGCTCGTGCGGGACGTCCTGTCCTGGCTCGCCGAGCGCGGCTACGCCACGGTGGAGCCGGTCGTCGCGGCCGAGGAGTCGCTCCTCTTCGCCCTGCCGCACGAGCTGAGCCGCGACATCAAGCGTCTCTCCGGGTCCGAGGCGGACGCGGTGCGCCACGACGGGGCCTTCGAGGACGCCGGGTCGCTGCACTGA
- a CDS encoding DUF4245 domain-containing protein: MTAPETVPPSDVPSDAPRPSRYSMGSLPNMLRSLLFIGLLVAALVAIVPRISEVQRPAVDAVGKARATVAETGRSLELPQGLGAGWVPTVATYGPGTENVPTFTTVWQTPAGGDIALKEAADATDGWVARSVNDGTRDGSVTVAGRTFERYVARSGSQVSYVEPAAGADDTTLVASGTAAEDELKAFVAALREVPPAP; encoded by the coding sequence ATGACCGCCCCGGAGACCGTCCCGCCGAGTGACGTGCCGAGCGACGCGCCGCGTCCCAGCCGCTACTCGATGGGCTCCCTTCCCAACATGCTGCGGTCGCTGCTCTTCATCGGCCTCCTCGTCGCCGCTCTGGTCGCGATCGTGCCCCGGATCAGCGAGGTGCAGCGCCCGGCGGTCGACGCCGTCGGCAAGGCGCGGGCGACGGTCGCCGAGACAGGCCGGTCGCTCGAGCTGCCCCAGGGCCTCGGCGCGGGCTGGGTCCCGACGGTGGCGACCTACGGCCCCGGGACCGAGAACGTCCCCACCTTCACCACGGTGTGGCAGACGCCCGCTGGTGGCGACATCGCGCTCAAGGAGGCGGCCGACGCCACCGACGGCTGGGTCGCCCGGTCGGTCAACGACGGCACGCGGGACGGTTCCGTCACCGTGGCCGGGCGCACCTTCGAGCGGTACGTGGCGCGGAGCGGGTCGCAGGTCAGCTACGTCGAGCCGGCGGCGGGCGCCGACGACACGACGCTCGTCGCGAGCGGCACCGCGGCCGAGGACGAGCTCAAGGCCTTCGTCGCCGCACTGCGCGAAGTCCCCCCGGCCCCCTGA
- the glpX gene encoding class II fructose-bisphosphatase, with protein MKHSPPDRNLALELVRVTEAAAMAGGRWVGRGEKNKADGAAVEAMRAMISTVSMNGIVVIGEGEKDNAPMLYNGEHVGDGTGREYDVAVDPIDGTTLTAKGMPNAVSVMAVANRGAMYDPSAVFYMDKLATGPDAADVVDIRLPVAENIRRVAKAKNETPADVTVVMLDRPRHDELADAVRATGARIRYITDGDVAGAVMAARPGTGVDLLLGVGGTPEGIIAACAIKCVGGVIQGRLWPKDDDEKQRALDAGHDLERVLSTEDLVTSDCFFVATGITDGELLRGVRYGSNSARTHSLVMRSRSGTIRTIESEHNFSRPGWFGAADMVED; from the coding sequence ATGAAGCACAGCCCCCCCGATCGCAACCTAGCCCTCGAGCTCGTCCGAGTCACCGAGGCAGCAGCGATGGCCGGTGGGCGCTGGGTCGGCCGCGGGGAGAAGAACAAGGCCGACGGGGCCGCCGTCGAGGCGATGCGGGCGATGATCTCGACGGTCAGCATGAACGGCATCGTCGTCATCGGCGAGGGCGAGAAGGACAACGCCCCGATGCTCTACAACGGCGAGCACGTCGGGGACGGCACCGGCCGCGAGTACGACGTGGCCGTCGACCCCATCGACGGGACGACGCTGACCGCCAAGGGCATGCCCAACGCCGTCTCGGTCATGGCCGTCGCCAACCGGGGTGCGATGTACGACCCGTCCGCCGTCTTCTACATGGACAAGCTCGCCACCGGGCCCGACGCGGCCGACGTCGTCGACATCCGTCTGCCCGTCGCGGAGAACATCCGCCGCGTGGCCAAGGCGAAGAACGAGACCCCGGCCGACGTGACCGTCGTCATGCTCGACCGCCCGCGCCACGACGAGCTCGCCGACGCGGTCCGGGCCACGGGCGCCCGGATCCGCTACATCACCGACGGCGACGTCGCCGGCGCCGTCATGGCGGCCCGGCCCGGGACCGGGGTCGACCTCCTGCTCGGGGTCGGCGGCACGCCCGAGGGCATCATCGCCGCCTGCGCGATCAAGTGCGTCGGCGGAGTGATCCAGGGCCGCCTCTGGCCCAAGGACGACGACGAGAAGCAGCGGGCGCTCGACGCCGGCCACGACCTCGAGCGCGTCCTGTCCACCGAGGACCTGGTGACGAGCGACTGCTTCTTCGTCGCGACCGGCATCACCGACGGCGAGCTGCTCCGCGGCGTCCGCTACGGCAGCAACTCCGCGCGCACCCACTCGCTCGTCATGCGCTCGCGCAGCGGCACCATCCGCACCATCGAGAGCGAGCACAACTTCAGCCGACCCGGCTGGTTCGGTGCAGCCGACATGGTCGAGGACTGA
- a CDS encoding ABC transporter substrate-binding protein yields MSGIRKRVVLAGGVAVAMTLLTGCLQNPNPTGGAGGAGLGGFVDGGSPDGDKKVTILGAFGGAEQKAFESSLTAWEQQSGIDIQYTADQDFTTTIKQKVNSGDSPDIGLFPQPGGLLEFAGQGKVQPIDTFLDYDSLDSTLIPGLLDSARYKGRVYGAPMRLAAKSFVWYPKEPYKAGGYDPQPKSIQELQKVADQIKADGIAPWCMGWESAQATGWVGTDWIEELVLRMWGPDVYDDWTSHRIPFNDDRIVKSFDEFAKIAKDETMVLGGPKGVLSTAFGKAALPSFKNPPQCMMERQGNFVLSFYPKDVLADLNNKVGIFVYPPYDGGFEGQPMLGGADLAAVFNGNDDDVKKVMEFLTSDKFGAEWAKAGGWLSPHKTFDGSNYPDDITRSVAKFAADADVFRFDGSDVMPKAVGSGSFWTEMVKWENGQSSKETADNIEASWPKS; encoded by the coding sequence ATGAGCGGTATCCGTAAACGAGTCGTGCTGGCGGGGGGCGTGGCGGTCGCCATGACCTTGCTGACGGGATGCCTCCAGAACCCCAACCCCACGGGCGGGGCCGGCGGCGCCGGTCTCGGCGGCTTCGTGGACGGCGGCAGTCCGGACGGGGACAAGAAGGTGACGATCCTCGGTGCGTTCGGTGGTGCCGAGCAGAAGGCCTTCGAGTCGTCCCTGACTGCGTGGGAGCAGCAGAGCGGCATCGACATCCAGTACACCGCCGACCAGGACTTCACCACCACCATCAAGCAGAAGGTCAACTCGGGTGACTCGCCGGACATCGGCCTCTTCCCCCAGCCAGGCGGTCTCCTCGAGTTCGCCGGCCAGGGCAAGGTGCAGCCGATCGACACCTTCCTCGACTACGACAGCCTCGACTCCACGCTGATCCCCGGCCTGCTCGACTCGGCTCGCTACAAGGGCCGGGTCTACGGCGCGCCGATGCGGTTGGCCGCCAAGAGCTTCGTCTGGTATCCGAAGGAGCCCTACAAGGCCGGCGGGTACGACCCCCAGCCGAAGTCGATCCAGGAGCTGCAGAAGGTCGCCGACCAGATCAAGGCCGACGGCATCGCCCCGTGGTGCATGGGCTGGGAGTCCGCCCAGGCCACCGGCTGGGTCGGCACGGACTGGATCGAGGAGCTCGTCCTGCGGATGTGGGGACCGGACGTCTACGACGACTGGACCTCGCACCGCATCCCGTTCAACGACGACCGGATCGTCAAGTCGTTCGACGAGTTCGCCAAGATCGCCAAGGACGAGACGATGGTGCTCGGCGGCCCCAAGGGCGTGCTCAGCACGGCCTTCGGCAAGGCCGCGCTGCCATCGTTCAAGAACCCACCCCAGTGCATGATGGAGCGCCAGGGCAACTTCGTCCTCTCGTTCTACCCGAAGGACGTCCTCGCGGACCTCAACAACAAGGTCGGCATCTTCGTGTACCCGCCGTACGACGGTGGCTTCGAGGGCCAGCCGATGCTCGGTGGCGCGGACCTCGCCGCGGTGTTCAACGGCAACGACGACGACGTGAAGAAGGTCATGGAGTTCCTCACCTCCGACAAGTTCGGCGCCGAGTGGGCCAAGGCCGGCGGCTGGCTGTCGCCGCACAAGACCTTCGACGGCTCCAACTACCCCGACGACATCACGCGGTCCGTCGCGAAGTTCGCCGCCGACGCCGATGTCTTCCGCTTCGACGGTTCGGACGTCATGCCCAAGGCCGTCGGCTCCGGCAGCTTCTGGACCGAGATGGTCAAGTGGGAGAACGGCCAGTCCTCGAAGGAGACGGCTGACAACATCGAAGCAAGCTGGCCGAAGTCATGA
- the xseA gene encoding exodeoxyribonuclease VII large subunit, with the protein MGPLPERAAETTAEQPWPVRVLSLKIADYVDKMSQLWVEGQVIQFSPRGGTAFLTLRDPDVDMSLSVSVSMNAVNAMPIPLTQGARVVLQAKPTFWTKRGTLQLEARQIRPVGIGDLLARVEILKRTLAAEGVFDADRKKPIPFLPQRVGLITGRSSAAEKDVVENARRRWPAVRFEIREVAVQGSTAVTEVCAALVDLDAHPEVDVIVIARGGGALEELLPFSNEAMIRAVAAARTPVISAIGHDVDQPLLDLVADWRASTPTDAGKKVVPDAARETALVTAGRDRLRLALGRRVEVERRGLRSLLSRPVLADPVAQVRVRRTEIEALRGRAAVRMEGRLTRAGDQVEHLLRQVAALSPQSTLDRGYAVVQHRDGRIVMDQDDVGIGELLRVRVARGDFGVRPVTDGVDTPPERDAPARGRFPAGSRTISKGTSKGTSKGTSTGTSTGTSTGTSTGTATPTKRARRTAS; encoded by the coding sequence ATGGGACCGCTGCCGGAGCGGGCGGCCGAGACCACCGCCGAGCAGCCGTGGCCGGTGCGGGTCCTCAGCCTCAAGATCGCGGACTACGTCGACAAGATGTCCCAGCTCTGGGTCGAGGGCCAGGTCATCCAGTTCAGCCCCCGGGGCGGGACCGCCTTCCTCACCCTGCGGGACCCGGACGTCGACATGTCCCTGTCGGTCTCGGTCTCGATGAACGCCGTCAACGCGATGCCCATCCCGCTGACCCAGGGCGCCCGGGTCGTGCTCCAGGCGAAGCCGACCTTCTGGACCAAGCGCGGGACCCTCCAGCTCGAGGCGAGGCAGATCCGGCCGGTGGGCATCGGCGACCTCCTCGCGCGGGTCGAGATCCTCAAGCGGACCCTGGCCGCGGAGGGGGTCTTCGACGCGGACCGCAAGAAGCCCATCCCGTTCCTGCCCCAGCGGGTCGGCCTCATCACGGGGCGCAGCTCGGCCGCGGAGAAGGACGTCGTCGAGAACGCGCGGAGACGGTGGCCGGCCGTGCGCTTCGAGATCCGGGAGGTCGCCGTCCAGGGCAGCACGGCCGTGACCGAGGTCTGCGCCGCGCTCGTCGACCTCGACGCACACCCCGAGGTCGACGTCATCGTCATCGCCCGGGGCGGCGGCGCCCTCGAGGAGCTGCTGCCCTTCTCGAACGAGGCGATGATCCGCGCGGTCGCCGCCGCGCGCACCCCGGTCATCAGTGCCATCGGCCACGACGTCGACCAGCCCCTGCTCGACCTCGTCGCGGACTGGCGCGCGTCGACGCCGACCGACGCGGGCAAGAAGGTCGTGCCCGACGCAGCCCGCGAGACCGCACTCGTGACGGCTGGCCGCGACCGGCTCCGGCTGGCCCTGGGCCGCCGGGTCGAGGTCGAGCGACGCGGGTTGCGCTCGCTGCTCAGCCGGCCGGTCCTCGCCGACCCGGTCGCCCAGGTCCGGGTGCGCCGGACCGAGATCGAGGCGCTCCGGGGGCGGGCCGCGGTGCGCATGGAGGGCCGTCTCACCCGCGCCGGCGACCAGGTCGAGCACCTGCTGCGCCAGGTCGCGGCCCTGTCCCCCCAGTCGACCCTCGACCGGGGCTACGCCGTCGTCCAGCACCGCGACGGACGGATCGTCATGGACCAGGACGACGTCGGGATCGGCGAGCTGCTCCGGGTCCGGGTCGCCCGCGGTGACTTCGGCGTGCGCCCGGTCACCGATGGTGTCGACACGCCACCCGAGCGCGATGCCCCTGCCCGGGGCAGGTTCCCGGCCGGCTCAAGGACCATCTCCAAGGGCACCTCCAAGGGCACCTCCAAGGGCACCTCCACGGGCACCTCCACGGGCACCTCCACGGGCACCTCCACGGGCACGGCCACGCCGACGAAGCGTGCCCGGCGGACCGCGTCATAG
- a CDS encoding substrate-binding and VWA domain-containing protein: MDFGGRNETGRDDTTDAPRAGSRRIGPYEASLVDNRERVQQAVKRQQQRRRQVRISVAAAGAVALVAAGGVGLQLLRDGTPTQLAAPGVVPEAPTSQRVASGCKRPANLTVAVPSAMAPAFAEVVEAFNAQPGVPCASFTVVPLEASTVAQSLAGPTRPDAWVLDADLWLEQANSRAGLGLVADEPFAASPVVLAMTGPAADEAEGSGWPQVVAPAEEDLRLVLPDPATSTVGLLSLAASAAHLPQSREAGESALRQVAETSGSVPVAASALVAASDPGRNVTTPVSLSELARYNAANPRSPLTGVAPAEGSPVLEYSLVAVADGTVASRVLRSLRDFLASDEARAVVTTHGFTAPGQPAAAPAQPGAAPGQPAAAPAQPAAAPSTAATPVRGTVQPLPAPSLAATEKLRDTWAALQPAPHGILALDTSATTLTRLDGETILDHITRGAQIGLAALSDRSKVGVWLYGQHLGPKGEDHRVVVAPGALSGAGQLQAIAQGLESLPSVAGGGRGLYDTVIAAVDAARTGGQPGRANTAVVVTAGPNDDDFGASLGAVKAALRRSSTEPAVRLVIIGVGPKPDAKLLTEVAASAGGTYTAVQQAGDLAPAITAALNGGQ; the protein is encoded by the coding sequence GTGGACTTCGGCGGGCGCAACGAGACAGGCAGGGACGACACCACGGACGCTCCTCGTGCGGGGAGCCGGCGGATCGGGCCCTACGAGGCCTCCCTCGTCGACAACCGCGAGCGCGTGCAGCAGGCCGTGAAGCGCCAGCAGCAACGGCGACGCCAGGTGCGGATCAGTGTCGCTGCCGCTGGTGCCGTCGCCCTCGTGGCCGCTGGCGGGGTGGGTCTCCAGCTGCTCCGCGACGGGACACCCACCCAGCTCGCGGCCCCGGGAGTCGTCCCCGAGGCACCGACGAGCCAACGCGTCGCCTCGGGCTGCAAGCGGCCGGCGAACCTCACCGTGGCCGTCCCCTCCGCCATGGCGCCGGCGTTCGCCGAGGTGGTCGAGGCCTTCAACGCGCAGCCGGGGGTGCCGTGCGCGAGCTTCACGGTCGTCCCGCTCGAGGCGAGCACCGTCGCCCAGTCGCTGGCCGGGCCGACGCGCCCGGACGCCTGGGTCCTCGACGCCGACCTCTGGCTCGAGCAGGCCAACAGCCGCGCCGGCCTCGGACTCGTCGCTGACGAGCCCTTCGCCGCCTCGCCGGTCGTGCTGGCCATGACCGGCCCTGCCGCCGACGAGGCCGAGGGCTCCGGCTGGCCGCAGGTGGTCGCGCCGGCAGAGGAGGACCTGCGGCTCGTCCTGCCGGACCCGGCGACGTCGACCGTCGGCCTGCTCAGCCTCGCAGCGTCGGCCGCCCACCTCCCCCAGTCCCGAGAAGCCGGCGAGTCGGCTCTGCGCCAGGTGGCCGAAACGAGCGGTTCGGTGCCCGTAGCCGCCTCGGCGCTGGTCGCCGCCAGCGACCCCGGTCGGAACGTGACCACTCCCGTGTCGCTTTCCGAGCTGGCCCGCTACAACGCTGCGAACCCCCGCTCGCCGCTGACCGGGGTCGCCCCGGCCGAGGGGTCGCCCGTCCTCGAGTACTCGCTCGTGGCCGTGGCGGACGGCACCGTGGCCTCCCGGGTCCTGCGGAGCCTGCGCGACTTCCTCGCCTCCGACGAGGCCCGCGCCGTGGTGACGACCCACGGCTTCACGGCGCCGGGGCAACCCGCCGCGGCGCCGGCGCAACCCGGAGCGGCGCCGGGGCAACCCGCCGCGGCGCCGGCGCAACCAGCGGCGGCACCCTCGACAGCGGCGACACCCGTGCGAGGGACGGTGCAGCCGCTGCCGGCCCCGAGCCTCGCGGCCACCGAGAAGCTGCGCGACACGTGGGCCGCACTCCAGCCGGCGCCACACGGCATCCTCGCCCTCGACACCTCGGCGACCACGCTCACGAGGCTCGACGGGGAGACGATCCTCGACCACATCACCCGGGGCGCCCAGATCGGCCTCGCGGCGCTGTCGGACCGCTCGAAGGTCGGGGTGTGGCTCTACGGGCAGCACCTCGGCCCCAAGGGAGAGGACCACCGCGTGGTCGTCGCGCCCGGTGCGCTGAGCGGGGCCGGACAGCTGCAGGCGATCGCGCAGGGGCTCGAGTCCCTGCCGTCGGTCGCGGGCGGCGGCCGCGGGCTCTACGACACGGTCATCGCCGCGGTCGACGCCGCCCGGACCGGGGGCCAGCCCGGGCGCGCGAACACGGCCGTCGTCGTCACCGCCGGGCCCAACGACGACGACTTCGGCGCCTCCCTCGGTGCGGTCAAGGCGGCCCTGCGCCGCAGCTCCACCGAGCCGGCCGTGCGCCTCGTCATCATCGGCGTCGGCCCGAAGCCGGACGCCAAGCTGCTGACCGAGGTCGCCGCCTCGGCCGGCGGGACCTACACCGCGGTGCAGCAGGCCGGCGACCTGGCCCCGGCGATCACCGCCGCCCTCAACGGCGGTCAGTGA
- a CDS encoding exodeoxyribonuclease VII small subunit, with the protein MAETDSQTTFPDIAQLRYEDAREELIGIVAKLEAGQAPLEDSMHLWRRGEALAAHCQRWLDGAQAEIERATGARDTARPDEPAE; encoded by the coding sequence ATGGCTGAGACCGACTCCCAGACGACGTTCCCCGACATCGCGCAGCTGCGCTACGAGGACGCCCGCGAGGAGCTCATCGGGATCGTCGCCAAGCTCGAGGCCGGACAGGCGCCGCTCGAGGACTCGATGCACCTCTGGCGTCGCGGCGAGGCGCTGGCGGCCCACTGCCAGAGGTGGCTCGACGGTGCGCAGGCCGAGATCGAGCGAGCCACGGGGGCGCGCGACACAGCCCGCCCCGACGAGCCCGCGGAATGA